From Plasmodium chabaudi chabaudi strain AS genome assembly, chromosome: 12, the proteins below share one genomic window:
- a CDS encoding CIR protein (tmhmm; query 1-694; ~;query 594-693; ~;query 571-593; ~;query 1-570; ~pfam_scan;Pfam:PF06022.7; E()=7.3E-21;score=74.7;query 10-213;description=Cir_Bir_Yir;~iprscan;InterPro:IPR006477 : Variant antigen yir/bir/cir;Pfam:PF06022; score=7.6E-21;query 10-213;description=Variant antigen yir/bir/cir), which produces MDIEKMCNLLIEADSYFTGKYVNTEKINSQSTIKGYCQNDGCKTNEAGINALAVYILMLFKGSIKNDDYNDYDEYFLMWISDKLFNIHNESKDKKPKKAYMGTMTLNQAYDKYLKKHKVILDYWILLNIIPGLKNANLRYMAEFYKLLNNICKTIADYNDNGAESTKLFKNSKNCLNQYQNLYINISKCKSYLHLLNKLKGIYDDFRVSAIQGTDPNNNLETNLKKLTKPDGGEMDAARGFILYNFSNSKCYPQKKNPTIPKASKPNPGPAPPIAASLPKSQKQHSPPPQPQQVPPSLAPSPEIQKKDQQPPPPPLPQPEEQKQDSSSPPQPPEQPKGNQEKAPSPPAKESSQLQLQNSPQSQEPKLETNQEGSDTSSKDPSSEQKDSGSIKLQNIFNIVKNTFEMYRSPFYNTYTDIGNRLYKKATSTLEDAYDKSIKFTGITINYVKDQLNKALENVPPSKEKKPEPSPSSQEGEKKESQNIQTPTSGGQSNDNPKEPPSTQDLDSPDSKKVNPSDSLPEKQSQTSVDSSSDTHSTEIGSKDLGTNVEDKTPQLVNSIDIFKGYNRPETVITVILIPIISLIIYKYLSYGWRKELKKKKNMKKVINLFGVNKTTKAVINSTDGKKQMQIIINSSTQKNQIKKSINIVYRKKSPLLNIYKLMQADPVPFINLFFLLIFFVYKRKRDIIESQI; this is translated from the exons ATGGACATCGAAAAAAtg TGTAATTTACTTATTGAAGCCGATAGTTATTTTACTGGTAAATATGTCAATACGGAGAAAATTAACAGCCAATCAACCATCAAAGGATATTGCCAAAATGATGGTtgtaaaacaaatgaagCTGGTATTAATGCTTTGGCcgtatatatacttatgcTATTCAAAGgatcaataaaaaatgatgactataatgattatgatgaatattttttgatgtgGATAAgtgataaattatttaatattcaCAACGAAAGCAAAGACAAAAAGCCTAAAAAAGCCTATATGGGTACTATGACTTTAAATCAGGcttatgataaatatttaaagaaaCATAAAGTAATATTGGATTATTGGATTCTTTTGAATATTATACCGGGTTTGAAAAATGCTAATCTTAGGTATATGGCcgaattttataaattacttaataatatatgtaaaacaATTGCAGATTATAATGATAACGGTGCCGAAAGTACgaaactttttaaaaattcaaaaaattgcCTTAATCAATATCAAAAcctttatataaacatttctAAATGCAAATCATATCTTCATTTattgaataaattaaaaggtATATATGATGATTTTAGAGTTTCTGCTATTCAGGGCACTGATCCAAACAATAATTTAGAAACTAATCTTAAAAAACTTACAAAACCAGATGGAGGGGAGATGGACGCGGCGAGaggttttatattatataacttCAGTAATTCAAAATGTTATccccaaaaaaaaaacccTACAATCCCCAAAGCTTCAAAACCTAATCCAGGACCAGCACCACCAATAGCAGCATCATTGCCAAAATCACAAAAACAACATTCACCACCGCCACAGCCACAACAAGTACCACCATCATTGGCACCATCGCCAGagatacaaaaaaaagatcaACAACCTCCACCACCGCCACTACCACAGCCAGAGGAACAAAAACAAGATTCATCATCTCCACCACAACCTCCAGAACAACCAAAAGGTAATCAAGAGAAAGCACCATCACCACCTGCAAAAGAATCATCTCAACTTCAATTACAAAATTCCCCCCAATCACAAGAACCAAAGTTAGAAACTAACCAAGAAGGTTCAGATACATCATCAAAAGACCCATCGAGTGAGCAAAAAGATTCAGGAAGCATCAAAttgcaaaatatttttaatatcgtCAAAAATACATTTGAAATGTATCGTTCCCCTTTTTATAACACATATACTGATATTGGAAAtagattatataaaaaagcgACATCAACCTTAGAAGATGCTTACGATAAATCTATAAAATTTACGGGTATCACGATTAATTATGTGAAAGATCAACTTAATAAAGCATTAGAGAATGTCCCACCAAGTAAAGAAAAGAAACCAGAACCTTCCCCTTCTTCACAAGAAggcgaaaaaaaagaatcacaaaatattcaaaCGCCAACATCAGGTGGTCAAAGTAATGATAATCCAAAGGAACCACCTTCTACGCAAGATCTTGACTCACCAGATAGTAAGAAAGTAAACCCTTCTGATTCACTCCCTGAGAAACAATCTCAAACATCAGTTGATTCTAGCAGTGATACACATAGTACAGAAATTGGATCAAAAGACCTTGGAACCAATGTGGAAGATAAAACACCACAACTAGTAAACTCCatagatatatttaaaggATATAACCGGCCTGAAACAGTAATTACAGTTATTTTAATACCcattatttcattaattatttataag TATTTGTCATATGGATGGAGAAAGGaattgaagaaaaaaaaaaacatgaaaaaggttataaatttatttggtgtaaataaaacaacaaAGGCTGTTATAAATTCAACTGATGGAAAAAAGCAaatgcaaataattataaattcatcTACTCAAAAAaaccaaattaaaaaatctataaatattgtttatagGAAAAAATCaccattattaaatatatacaaacttATGCAGGCTGATCCTGtaccatttattaatttattttttttgttgattttttttgtctataaaagaaaacgaGATATTATAGAATcacaaatttaa
- a CDS encoding fam-c protein (tmhmm; query 1-107; ~;query 25-106; ~;query 5-24; ~;query 1-4; ~pfam_scan;Pfam:PF09690.6; E()=5.2E-17;score=61.2;query 32-85;description=PYST-C1;~iprscan;InterPro:IPR006488 : Plasmodium yoelii subtelomeric PYST-C1;TIGR_TIGRFAMS:TIGR01601; score=4.5E-25;query 1-72;description=Uncharacterised domain PYST-C1, N-terminal;~iprscan;InterPro:IPR006488 : Plasmodium yoelii subtelomeric PYST-C1;Pfam:PF09690; score=5.4E-17;query 32-85;description=Uncharacterised domain PYST-C1, N-terminal) produces MNKRIFSLVCIILYVILTVSIHCSEEKHDRSKEYGLRSKINRVIKQIKRSNKKNDIASQRETKLNNNNNNNYRRSGDDDADDVDYYCSDEETIITCCGFRCNKCAG; encoded by the exons atgaataaacGGATATTTAGTTTAGTTTGTATCATATTGTATGTCATTTTGACTGTATCAATACATTGCTCGGAGGAGAAA cATGATCGATCTAAGGAATATGGCTTAAGAAGTAAAATCAATCGTGTTATCAAACAAATAAAGAGaagtaacaaaaaaaatgatatagcATCTCAACGCGAAaccaaattaaataataataataataataattatagaCGTTCTGGTGATGATGATGCTGATGATGTTGATTATTATTGCAGCGATGAAGAAACGATCATTACATGCTGTGGTTTTCGTTGTAATAAATGCGCTGGTTAA
- a CDS encoding haloacid dehalogenase-like hydrolase, putative (query 328-328;GPI_cleavage_site_score=0.684;~pfam_scan;Pfam:PF08282.8; E()=1.1E-58;score=198.8;query 95-353;description=Hydrolase_3;~iprscan;InterPro:IPR006379 : HAD-superfamily hydrolase, subfamily IIB;TIGR_TIGRFAMS:TIGR01484; score=1.3E-20;query 94-326;description=HAD-superfamily hydrolase, subfamily IIB;~iprscan;InterPro:IPR036412 : HAD-like superfamily;Superfamily:SSF56784; score=3.29E-64;query 89-356;description=HAD-like superfamily;~iprscan;InterPro:IPR000150 : Cof protein;TIGR_TIGRFAMS:TIGR00099; score=1.8E-50;query 94-353;description=Cof family;~iprscan;Prosite:PS01228; score=1.0;query 94-105;description=null;~iprscan;Pfam:PF08282; score=1.1E-58;query 95-353;description=null) encodes MNPKLIQISLSLLLMCLCGSYSNEKKNNDGFMIAKSNRLLSELGNDEVGVKVHEDQPIYKEQPVYEDQSNYEVLVRDKNGKPADKNNLKNNIKIVFIDLDGTLLNDRNKISKLNIESLVKAHNKGIKIVFATGRSMFLANSIIGKDVKRNNLSLIPGIYINGCIAYGPNGERIIDNYIDEKLLMDIFNFSKEKNLLGCVYWCGLEKRDTLETNECTDENLSFLPIMPNFIDEESLKDTKIYKVMIRLDKKSVSSVIKMYQDKFSDRISIGKKFKTYVELFHHNANKFEGVKALCKHFDISLNDALAIGDAVNDIEMLQGVGTSIAVQNASSKIKECAKYVGPSNNDDAVHHILQTFCDI; translated from the exons ATGAATCCCaaattaatacaaataagtTTATCTCTTCTTTTAATGTGCTTATGCGGATCATACAGTAACGAG aaaaaaaataatgatggaTTTATGATTGCAAAATCGAATCGATTGCTATCTGAACTCGGAAACGATGAAGTAGGAGTAAAAGTACATGAAGACCAACCAATTTATAAAGAGCAACCAGTTTATGAGGACCAATCAAATTATGAAGTGCTCGTAAGAGATAAAAATGGGAAGCCTGccgataaaaataatttaaaaaataatataaaaattgtttttatcgATTTAGATGGGacattattaaatgatcgaaataaaatatccaaattaaatattgaaAGTTTAGTAAAGGCACATAATaaaggaataaaaatagtttttgCTACTGGTCGTTCAATGTTTTTAGCTAATTCTATAATAGGAAAAGACGTTAAACGAAATAATTTAAGTTTAATTCcaggaatatatataaacggCTGTATCGCTTATGGGCCTAATGGTGAAAGAATAattgataattatattgatgaaaaattattaatggatatatttaatttttcaaaggaaaaaaatttacttGGTTGTGTGTATTGGTGTGGGTTAGAAAAAAGAGATACACTTGAAACGAATGAATGTACTGATGAAAATTTGAGTTTTTTACCTATAATGCCTAATTTTATTGATGAAGAATCATTAAAagatacaaaaatatacaaagtTATGATTAGAttagataaaaaaagtgtatcaagtgtaataaaaatgtatcaAGACAAATTTTCGGATCGAATTTCTATaggtaaaaaatttaaaacatatgTAGAATTGTTTCATCATAATgcaaataaatttgaagGTGTAAAAGCATTATGCAAACATTTCGATATAAGTTTGAATGATGCATTAGCTATTGGAGATGCTGTCAACGATATAGAGATGCTACAAGGCGTAGGAACTTCAATAGCAGTCCAAAATGCTTCTAGTAAAATAAAGGAATGCGCAAAATATGTAGGTCCATCAAACAATGATGATGCGGTACATCATATACTACAAACATTTTGtgatatttaa